The Bacteroidota bacterium genomic sequence TTCTCGAGGTTTTTGCGTGATTCTATCGGCATTCCTTCAATTTGTTCAGGAACCCAAACGGCAAGAGCCAACCTGCCTTTATCAGACATTTTGCCATCAGTCCCCTGTGCTTGTGCAAACCCTGTGTATAATGCAATAACAAGCATAAATATGGTGATGTACTTTTTCATTTTTCTTGTGTGTTAAGTTTAATTTAATTATTTATCGCCTAATACAATCGTTGCTTGTCCCAAACCTTTCATCATAAGTTTATTTACAATGCTGTATGGTGGTTCTTTCAGAAAAGTCTGTAAGCCTTTGCAGAATCCTCTTGCATCAATAGCTTTACCTGCTGCATCATAAAGTGGAATACGAACCTGTTCGAACAGCATCATATTCTCTGTTGCATCGGTTGTGCTGAAACGTCCTTTCACAGTATTCTTCGCCATCCAGTCCTCAATAATTGCGCTTAATTCTTTGCCGTCATATTCGGTTTCCAGATCATTTTCCCATGAATCGAATTTCTTGACGCGCACTGTAATCTCGCGACCATTGGCAAACATGTCATCGAAATGTGCCTGAAGCGATGCATTAAAATTATCAATATGTGCTAGAACGGCTTCTTCTAAAAGTACCGGCAGCTCAGCCGAAAAGGAGGGAGCGCCTGTTCCCGCTGCTGTCGCAATTTGTTTATCGGTATATGAATCCAGTCCCTGTAGGTTGAACGTAATTGATTTTTTCGGGCCAACTACATTAACTGTCCATGTAAGCTGCATAATGATATCAGCTTTCGCTGTTTTCTTTAGCTTGTCAATCGGGCTTTCGGATACACCGGCGCCACCTTTACTCGTAAGCATGGCGTCTTCGGCGTTTTCACTTGCCATACTTTTTAAAACCGACTCCGCATTTTTAAGGGGAAAGCCACGATCGGCCATCATGCCGTTAATTTTGCTTATTACCAACAAAAGGTCAGCATTTTCCTGAAATGCTTTTTTATAATCGGGAACTTTTACTTTGGTTCCCTGATTGTCAAACTCCATCATATAGCCATTGGTATTGCACCATACATCGCTGGGCAGTATCATGATGGTTGGCTTTTTGGCTTGTGAGAAAGCCGAATTAACGTATATCAGCATAAAAGCTGCCAATAACAAACCGTTCAATAGTTTTTTCATCGTTCAATTATGTTTTAAGTGTTTATTAATATTTAATGATGCCATCAGCTTTCATTTTCGCCATCAGTTCTGCTCTCAGCACGCGGATTACAATTCCGTAAGTCTCTTGAGATCCTGCCTGTTTGCGCTCTTTAATCACTTCGACATGTGCTGTTGAACCGTCTTTGCCCGAAACAAATTCTTTGTAAGCGCCGCCATCAGCAAAAAATTTATTGAAATAATCCTGATAGGTTTCCTGTGCATTTACCTCGAAAATGATGGGTTTTACACTGCATTCCTTTTTACCGTCGCTAATGCCGTTAAAAAGTACATCGCGAACAGCATTTTTCTTTGCCTGTTCAATCGCATCTGCCCTGTTTCGTCCGTTACCCCATGCTTTCAGCGTTTGCGAACCGTCGAGCTCAACACCCAAACATTCTGTTTTATAGGTATAGTTGCCCGCAAGATGACGCTGCGGATTGCATCCGGATATTATCAGCATAGATATGGCAAAAACGCTAAGGATTAAAATGTTATTTTTCATATTGTTTTCGTTTGTTCGTGAATCGCATTGATAATTTTATCCGGTGATTAGAAACCGTCACTTAATCCTTTGATGATGCCCGCTGCCTCAAGATCTTTGCGGAGCTCATCTTTAAATACAGATACTACAACGCCGATTTTGTATTCTTTACCAATCTTGATTCTGTCTTCTGCAGCTATGCTTCCATCACCAGCAACAGTTACGAATTTCATGTACTTGCCACCATCAGCAAAAAAGTCTTTGAAGAATTCTGCATGTTCCTGCTCTAATGCAGGGTTATTGGCAAGTGGCTTCTGTGTGCAACCTGCTCCTTTACCTGTAAAACCTTTAAAAATAATACCGTGAACAGCATTCTTCTTTGCCTGATTGATGGCAACATCTGGTTTTTTGGAATACGACCAAACCTTAATGAGATATGAGCCTGCAGCACCGGTTGATACGCATTCAATTTCATAGCGCCATTCCTCGGTATCTTTATTTGCTTTCTTTTTCGCCTGTGCATTTACATTAATAGAAAAGCCCAGAACCATTAACAGCAGTATGCCTGCATTTTTTAAAAATGATTTCATCTTTTATTAATTTTATGAATGAATAACTAAACATGCGTCAATACGGCAAAAGCAGCATTGACGCTTGCCATGAATT encodes the following:
- a CDS encoding DUF6175 family protein, coding for MKKLLNGLLLAAFMLIYVNSAFSQAKKPTIMILPSDVWCNTNGYMMEFDNQGTKVKVPDYKKAFQENADLLLVISKINGMMADRGFPLKNAESVLKSMASENAEDAMLTSKGGAGVSESPIDKLKKTAKADIIMQLTWTVNVVGPKKSITFNLQGLDSYTDKQIATAAGTGAPSFSAELPVLLEEAVLAHIDNFNASLQAHFDDMFANGREITVRVKKFDSWENDLETEYDGKELSAIIEDWMAKNTVKGRFSTTDATENMMLFEQVRIPLYDAAGKAIDARGFCKGLQTFLKEPPYSIVNKLMMKGLGQATIVLGDK